A region of Myxococcus stipitatus DSM 14675 DNA encodes the following proteins:
- a CDS encoding gamma carbonic anhydrase family protein: MHLAQGAVVCSPDGSVQLGAGSAVRENATVVGTARNPVTVGEKTSLGPRSLLLGATTGHLCEVGAGAILMPGSQLGDRCLVSEGALVPPGMWVPSDSVVVGRPARVVRRVDTGDLERLRMTRGGSLSLPEQPLTPFFAKDRAEDAPMGQLYSFRDKHPLVHPTATLFSSCEVTGDVIIGPGSIIGPGVRIVGESHVPLRIGAGVRIHANTVIHLQLGGSLVLEDGVLMGPGCVVHGCFVGANTVVEPGAILCDRSRLGRGCVVGAGSMVRAGTLFPDAAQVDGFPAVQTGFLASLPPVPPWSLRPEDLPELRRVS; this comes from the coding sequence GTGCACCTCGCCCAAGGCGCGGTGGTGTGCTCTCCAGACGGTTCCGTCCAACTGGGTGCGGGCAGCGCGGTGCGTGAGAACGCCACCGTCGTCGGCACGGCCCGAAACCCTGTCACGGTGGGGGAGAAGACCTCCCTGGGCCCTCGGAGCCTGCTCCTGGGTGCCACGACAGGCCATCTGTGCGAGGTCGGCGCAGGAGCCATCCTCATGCCAGGCAGCCAGTTGGGCGACCGCTGCCTGGTGAGCGAGGGGGCGCTGGTGCCCCCTGGCATGTGGGTCCCCTCGGATTCCGTCGTGGTGGGCCGCCCCGCCCGCGTCGTGCGCCGGGTCGACACAGGCGACCTGGAGCGACTGCGCATGACTCGCGGCGGCAGCCTCTCGCTGCCCGAGCAACCTCTCACCCCCTTCTTCGCGAAAGACCGCGCCGAGGACGCACCCATGGGACAGCTCTATTCCTTCCGAGACAAGCATCCGCTGGTCCACCCCACCGCCACGCTCTTCTCCTCCTGCGAGGTGACGGGCGACGTCATCATCGGCCCGGGCTCCATCATCGGCCCGGGGGTGAGAATCGTCGGGGAGTCGCACGTGCCGCTGCGCATCGGCGCGGGCGTGCGCATCCACGCCAACACCGTGATTCACCTGCAACTGGGTGGCAGTCTGGTGTTGGAGGACGGTGTCCTCATGGGGCCGGGCTGCGTGGTGCACGGCTGCTTCGTGGGCGCGAACACGGTGGTGGAGCCCGGCGCCATCCTCTGCGACCGGAGCCGCCTGGGGCGGGGCTGTGTCGTGGGCGCGGGCAGCATGGTGCGCGCGGGGACGCTGTTCCCGGATGCCGCGCAGGTGGATGGCTTCCCCGCGGTGCAGACGGGCTTCCTCGCGTCGCTGCCGCCCGTGCCTCCCTGGTCGCTGCGGCCGGAGGACCTGCCGGAGCTCCGCCGGGTGAGCTAG
- a CDS encoding AAA family ATPase produces the protein MAFTGEGEMWQSPGTEGLREIHRGRRYVVLRTWGQDGVPLVIKQVRQGPLATGSAAMLRHEYTLLRELRDTVPHLARARWLEDLPSRLPVLALEDSGPQNLQAWQHRRPVEVEVFLELALQATGILAALHHQHVIHRDINPTNLVMSADGRHLTLVDFDLATRVSGLAPSGGMPAELQWVLPYIAPEQTGRMNRPIDHRADLYSLGATFYELLTGQPPFTSSDPVELVHAHLARAPVPPTFVNPTIPRVVADIVLKLLAKMPEERYQSADSLLADLQEVRRRQARHAPEDFELGRLDLARLLSLPERLYGREPQQAELRAARERVRRGTSERVLLSGAAGIGKSALVHDLSRDAAPGDRLLTGKFNQLQGNVPYSAFVQAFQGLVRELMEETPEARDVWRQRLLGALGPHARVITDVIPALEELLGPQPLPPKLGPVEAAARFHLLFQSFVQALATPRHALVLFLDDLQWADPGSLQLLKSLCGDPGSLHLLFIVAWRPQELGPEPLLPRVLRTLDEEGAIPTRTFELSPLDDAAITSLCADTFRRQPEDVAPLARLLLRKTAGNPLFLTRLLRMLHGSGLLSFDWEHGTWTWELERLARVEVTENVVELMLDTIRRLPERAQHVLEVAACLGDRVELGVLSALVEERDEDAASALWTLLREGLLIPENEPPHPRATPDASAPQEAVYRFAHDRVRQAAYSLLTEDQRAELHRAAGQWLLRGARGEVLEERLFSVVDHLYRGLEKSQDVAERQALAELLFRAGLKAKAASAFGAALVYLTRGLSLLPPTEWPRRHEQLFQVHKEAAECAYLSGNGRQAEELLHTAHEHAASAPRKVDLYVLQVLAHLLNGHYAEAVRSGQEGLRLFGMELPEEGYTQALSAELGNVELQLRGRAVEELLNAPPMEDPRHLACVQLLSELVTPAYFVDPDLYAYLNTRALALTLEHGNSRWAPSVYAYHGTLLASRGDAARAESFCHLGISLARRMGDSRQECRALVTLTLNINHWRAPLRTNLSLLRRAITTGLASGDLQYTSYALANVVTTELAMGTELVRILGSIDTSLSFARRSGVQVMADVSVLYRQAIRALQGRTHQLARLDDDDFVEKDFLASGQMAHTSLYLRSLLRLFVAYVLGDLDEAARMSREVLPYVHFAQGFFRNVDFNVLTSLTMLARATRIPQERDVALAAVEENQRQLGAWAGLCPENFRHKHQLVAAEVARVEGRPLEAMGLYDSAIDGAHLQGFLHDEAIANELAGRFHQQLGHKRFATLHLRAAMDCFTRWGAQAKVTLLEEEFPELKSVVDRPWAESGVAHPSLGAPGASLDLLTLLKASETLMGEVVLDRLLEKLMAVCFEAAGATRGALLLEEEGTLQVRAVGAISEPVSLEHTPLSESNQVPVSLLEHTFHAGETLVLADAAHQGRFTQDTYVVRRAVKSALAIPIQRPGKTVGVLYLENDLATRAFTPERMGLLRTLSSQIAISLENSRLFEQLHVEVKERRRAEEAVRFLADSGLALAESLDLEKTLAQATRLVVPFLADWCMFSVLDPGGELRMLAAAHVDPEKDRHLHELFEKYPIGCTSPPAIVRVLRTGQPFLRTDVTQSVLREHGHGPDYVERLSELNPRAAMHVPLIARGKTLGVATFVSSTPGRRYSQVDLDLAQELARRVAVCIDNARLYRESQDSIRLRDEFLSVASHELNTPLTSLRLMVQTLLRHVPPELPPLAVRSLRTLDKQSAKLTTLVEEMLDISHLQAGRLDLHLSLVDLADVIDTVARLLREPLQRAHCELELQVEGPLVGHWDGTRLQQVLVHLVSNALKFGPGKPITLRAWADDRTHVHVSVRDQGIGISAEQLPHIFERFERAVSVRAYGGLGLGLHLAREIISALGGSIHVESTPGVGSTFTLTLPT, from the coding sequence ATGGCTTTCACGGGCGAGGGCGAGATGTGGCAGTCGCCGGGCACCGAAGGGCTGCGGGAGATCCACCGGGGACGCCGGTACGTCGTCCTGCGGACGTGGGGCCAGGACGGCGTCCCGCTGGTCATCAAGCAGGTGCGCCAGGGGCCGCTCGCCACGGGCAGCGCGGCCATGCTGCGCCACGAGTACACGCTGCTGCGCGAGCTGCGAGACACCGTGCCGCACCTGGCGCGCGCCCGCTGGCTGGAGGACCTGCCTTCGCGCCTGCCCGTGCTCGCGCTGGAGGACAGCGGGCCCCAGAACCTCCAGGCCTGGCAGCACCGCAGGCCCGTGGAGGTGGAGGTCTTCTTGGAGCTGGCCCTCCAGGCCACCGGCATCCTCGCCGCGCTCCACCACCAGCACGTCATCCACCGGGACATCAACCCCACCAACCTGGTGATGAGCGCCGACGGCCGTCACCTCACCCTCGTCGACTTCGACCTGGCCACGCGCGTCTCCGGGCTCGCGCCCTCGGGAGGAATGCCCGCGGAGCTCCAGTGGGTGCTGCCGTACATCGCTCCCGAGCAGACCGGGCGGATGAACCGGCCCATCGACCACCGCGCCGACCTCTACTCGCTGGGCGCCACGTTCTACGAGCTGCTCACCGGCCAGCCGCCCTTCACGTCGTCAGACCCGGTGGAGCTGGTCCACGCGCACCTCGCCCGAGCGCCCGTCCCTCCCACCTTCGTCAACCCCACCATCCCCCGCGTCGTCGCGGACATCGTCCTCAAGCTGCTCGCGAAGATGCCGGAGGAGCGCTACCAGAGCGCGGACTCGCTGCTCGCGGACCTCCAGGAGGTGCGCCGGCGTCAGGCTCGACACGCGCCGGAGGACTTCGAGCTGGGGCGGCTGGACCTGGCCCGACTGCTCTCGCTCCCGGAGCGCCTCTACGGCCGCGAGCCCCAGCAGGCCGAGCTGCGCGCCGCGCGCGAGCGGGTGCGCCGAGGCACCAGTGAGCGGGTGCTGCTCTCCGGCGCGGCGGGCATCGGCAAGTCCGCGCTGGTCCATGACCTCTCTCGCGACGCGGCGCCAGGAGACCGGCTGCTGACGGGCAAGTTCAACCAGCTCCAGGGCAATGTCCCCTACTCTGCCTTCGTCCAGGCGTTTCAAGGGCTCGTGCGCGAGCTGATGGAGGAGACACCCGAGGCGCGCGATGTCTGGCGTCAGCGCCTCCTGGGCGCGCTGGGTCCTCACGCGCGAGTCATCACGGATGTCATCCCCGCACTCGAGGAGCTGCTCGGCCCGCAGCCACTTCCTCCCAAGCTGGGACCGGTGGAGGCCGCCGCGCGCTTCCACCTCCTCTTCCAGTCCTTCGTGCAGGCGCTGGCGACGCCTCGGCATGCGCTCGTCCTGTTCCTGGATGACCTCCAGTGGGCGGACCCGGGCTCGCTCCAGCTCCTCAAGAGCCTGTGTGGAGACCCGGGCTCGCTGCACCTCCTCTTCATCGTCGCGTGGCGTCCCCAGGAGCTGGGGCCCGAGCCGCTCCTGCCCCGCGTCCTGCGCACGCTCGACGAAGAAGGCGCCATTCCCACGCGGACCTTCGAGCTGTCCCCATTGGATGACGCCGCCATCACCTCGCTGTGCGCGGACACCTTCCGCCGCCAGCCCGAGGACGTCGCGCCCCTCGCCCGGCTGCTGCTGCGCAAGACCGCGGGCAATCCCCTCTTCCTCACCCGCCTGCTGCGGATGCTGCACGGCTCCGGCTTGCTGAGCTTCGACTGGGAGCACGGCACGTGGACGTGGGAGCTGGAGCGACTGGCGCGCGTGGAGGTGACGGAGAACGTGGTGGAGCTGATGCTCGACACCATCCGTCGGCTTCCGGAGCGGGCCCAGCACGTCCTGGAGGTGGCCGCGTGCCTGGGCGACCGCGTGGAGCTGGGGGTGCTGTCGGCCCTCGTGGAGGAGCGGGACGAGGACGCCGCCTCCGCGCTGTGGACCTTGCTGCGCGAGGGGCTGCTCATCCCGGAGAACGAACCGCCCCATCCGCGAGCGACGCCGGACGCCTCCGCGCCGCAGGAGGCCGTCTATCGCTTCGCGCACGACCGCGTCCGGCAGGCCGCGTACTCCCTGCTCACCGAGGACCAGCGCGCGGAGCTGCACCGCGCCGCGGGACAATGGCTGCTGCGCGGCGCGCGCGGCGAGGTGCTGGAGGAGCGCCTCTTCTCGGTGGTGGACCACCTCTACCGAGGCCTGGAGAAGTCCCAGGACGTCGCCGAGAGACAAGCGCTGGCGGAGCTGCTCTTCCGCGCGGGCCTCAAGGCCAAGGCGGCGTCCGCCTTCGGCGCGGCGCTGGTGTACCTCACGCGGGGCCTGTCCCTGCTGCCGCCCACCGAGTGGCCTCGGCGCCACGAGCAGCTCTTCCAGGTCCACAAGGAGGCCGCCGAGTGCGCCTACCTCTCCGGCAATGGCAGACAAGCCGAGGAGCTGCTGCACACCGCCCACGAGCACGCCGCCTCCGCGCCTCGCAAGGTGGACCTGTATGTCCTCCAGGTGCTGGCCCACCTGCTCAATGGCCACTACGCGGAGGCCGTCCGCTCGGGCCAGGAAGGGCTGCGCTTGTTCGGCATGGAGCTGCCGGAGGAGGGCTACACCCAGGCCCTCTCCGCCGAGCTCGGGAACGTGGAGCTCCAGCTCCGAGGACGCGCGGTGGAGGAGCTGCTGAACGCGCCGCCGATGGAGGACCCGAGGCACCTCGCGTGTGTCCAGCTCCTCTCGGAACTCGTCACGCCCGCGTACTTCGTCGACCCGGACCTGTATGCGTATCTCAACACGCGGGCCCTCGCGCTGACGCTGGAGCATGGCAACTCCCGCTGGGCGCCTTCCGTGTATGCCTATCACGGCACGCTGCTGGCGAGCCGGGGCGACGCGGCCCGCGCGGAGTCCTTCTGCCACCTGGGAATCTCCCTGGCCCGGCGCATGGGGGACTCGCGGCAGGAGTGCCGGGCGCTCGTCACCCTCACGCTCAACATCAACCACTGGCGCGCGCCCCTGCGCACCAACCTGTCCCTCTTGCGGCGGGCCATCACCACGGGCCTGGCCAGCGGCGACCTCCAGTACACCAGCTATGCGCTCGCCAACGTCGTCACCACCGAGCTGGCCATGGGCACGGAGCTGGTGCGCATCCTCGGCTCCATCGACACCAGCCTCTCCTTCGCCCGGCGCAGCGGCGTGCAGGTGATGGCGGATGTCTCCGTCCTCTACCGACAGGCCATCCGCGCGCTCCAGGGGCGCACCCACCAGCTCGCGCGCCTGGATGATGACGACTTCGTCGAGAAGGACTTCCTCGCCTCGGGGCAGATGGCCCACACGAGCCTCTACCTGCGCTCGCTCCTGAGGCTGTTCGTCGCCTACGTCCTGGGGGACCTGGACGAGGCCGCGAGGATGTCTCGCGAGGTGCTGCCCTACGTCCACTTCGCCCAGGGCTTCTTCCGCAACGTCGACTTCAACGTCCTGACCTCGCTGACGATGCTGGCGCGCGCCACCCGCATTCCCCAAGAGCGGGACGTGGCGCTCGCCGCCGTCGAGGAGAACCAGCGGCAGCTCGGCGCCTGGGCGGGCCTGTGTCCGGAGAACTTCCGCCACAAGCACCAGCTCGTCGCCGCCGAGGTGGCCCGCGTCGAGGGCCGGCCCCTGGAGGCCATGGGCCTCTACGACAGCGCCATCGACGGCGCGCACCTCCAGGGCTTCCTCCATGACGAGGCCATCGCGAACGAGCTGGCGGGGCGCTTCCATCAACAACTTGGCCACAAGCGCTTCGCCACCCTCCACCTTCGCGCGGCCATGGACTGCTTCACGCGCTGGGGCGCCCAGGCCAAGGTGACGCTGCTGGAAGAGGAGTTCCCCGAGCTCAAGAGCGTCGTCGACCGCCCGTGGGCCGAATCCGGCGTGGCCCATCCGAGCCTGGGCGCACCGGGTGCGTCGTTGGACCTGCTCACGCTGCTCAAGGCCTCCGAGACGCTGATGGGCGAGGTGGTGCTGGACCGGCTCCTGGAGAAGCTGATGGCGGTGTGCTTCGAGGCCGCGGGGGCCACGCGCGGCGCGCTGCTGCTGGAGGAGGAAGGCACCCTGCAGGTGCGCGCCGTCGGAGCCATCTCCGAGCCCGTCAGCCTGGAGCACACGCCACTCTCCGAGTCGAACCAGGTGCCCGTCTCCCTCCTGGAGCACACGTTCCACGCCGGCGAGACGCTGGTCCTGGCCGATGCCGCGCACCAGGGCCGCTTCACTCAAGACACCTACGTCGTCCGCCGGGCCGTGAAGTCCGCGCTGGCCATTCCCATCCAGCGGCCTGGGAAGACGGTGGGCGTGCTCTATCTGGAGAACGACCTGGCCACCCGCGCCTTCACGCCGGAGCGGATGGGATTGCTGCGGACGCTCTCGTCCCAGATTGCCATCTCGCTGGAGAACAGCCGCCTGTTCGAGCAGCTCCACGTCGAGGTGAAGGAGCGCCGCCGCGCCGAGGAAGCCGTGCGCTTCCTGGCCGACTCCGGGCTCGCGCTGGCGGAGTCACTGGACCTGGAGAAGACCCTGGCCCAGGCCACGCGCCTCGTCGTCCCCTTCCTCGCGGACTGGTGCATGTTCTCCGTGCTCGACCCGGGGGGCGAGCTGCGCATGCTGGCCGCGGCCCACGTGGACCCGGAGAAGGACCGCCACCTGCACGAGCTGTTCGAGAAGTACCCCATCGGCTGCACCTCTCCCCCCGCCATCGTCCGCGTGCTGCGCACGGGCCAGCCCTTCCTTCGCACCGATGTCACCCAGTCCGTGCTGCGCGAGCACGGCCATGGGCCTGACTATGTCGAGCGGCTCAGTGAGCTCAATCCTCGGGCCGCCATGCACGTGCCGCTCATCGCGCGAGGCAAGACGCTGGGCGTCGCCACCTTCGTCTCCTCCACGCCGGGGCGGCGGTACAGCCAGGTGGACCTGGACCTCGCGCAGGAGCTCGCCCGGCGTGTCGCGGTCTGCATCGACAACGCGCGCCTGTATCGCGAGTCCCAGGACAGCATCCGCCTGCGCGATGAGTTCCTCAGCGTGGCCTCGCACGAGCTGAACACGCCGCTCACCTCCCTGCGCCTCATGGTGCAGACGCTCCTGCGCCACGTGCCGCCGGAGCTGCCGCCGCTCGCGGTGCGCAGCCTGCGCACGCTCGACAAGCAGAGCGCGAAGCTCACCACGCTGGTGGAGGAGATGCTCGACATCTCCCATCTCCAGGCGGGCCGACTGGACCTGCACCTGTCGCTCGTCGACCTCGCGGACGTCATCGACACCGTCGCTCGACTCCTGCGCGAGCCGCTCCAACGCGCGCACTGCGAGCTGGAGCTCCAGGTCGAAGGCCCGCTGGTGGGTCACTGGGATGGCACCCGGCTGCAACAGGTGCTCGTCCATCTGGTGTCCAACGCCCTCAAGTTCGGGCCGGGCAAGCCCATCACCCTTCGCGCCTGGGCCGATGACCGCACGCACGTCCACGTGAGCGTCCGGGACCAGGGCATCGGCATCTCCGCCGAACAGCTCCCCCACATCTTCGAGCGCTTCGAGCGAGCCGTGTCCGTCCGCGCCTACGGGGGGCTCGGGCTGGGACTGCACCTGGCTCGGGAGATCATCAGCGCGCTGGGCGGGAGCATCCACGTGGAGAGCACGCCGGGCGTGGGCAGCACCTTCACCCTCACGCTCCCCACGTAG
- a CDS encoding CinA family protein: MTGDALEDLARQVLERCRDAGVRLVLAEACTGGLLCARLTDIPGASAVVERGFIPYSHESKVEQLGVPLALLQAHGSVSAEAVEALARGALEHSRADWAIAETGIAGPGGGTPQKPVGLAFIAVLRRGGTAAVERQVFTGDRRQVRHAMAERALTLLLEEISVES, translated from the coding sequence GTGACGGGAGATGCACTCGAGGACCTCGCGAGGCAGGTGTTGGAGCGCTGCCGCGACGCCGGTGTGCGGTTGGTGCTGGCGGAGGCGTGCACGGGCGGGCTGCTCTGCGCGCGGCTGACGGACATCCCAGGGGCCTCCGCCGTGGTGGAGCGTGGCTTCATTCCGTACTCCCATGAGTCCAAGGTGGAACAACTCGGCGTGCCCTTGGCGCTGCTCCAGGCGCATGGCTCGGTGAGCGCGGAGGCCGTGGAAGCGCTCGCGCGCGGGGCCCTGGAGCACTCTCGCGCGGACTGGGCCATCGCCGAGACGGGCATCGCGGGACCGGGTGGAGGCACCCCCCAGAAGCCCGTGGGGCTCGCCTTCATCGCCGTCCTTCGCCGAGGAGGAACCGCGGCCGTCGAGCGCCAGGTCTTCACGGGTGACAGACGTCAGGTGCGCCACGCCATGGCCGAGCGCGCGCTCACGTTGTTGCTGGAGGAAATCAGCGTCGAATCGTGA
- a CDS encoding GRAS family protein: MRTSKEELLFQAMEHAVAGRAVEARRALRSLESRLDVDVVPEDLGYHLFAMAVAHRLEGSGARNPYLNPRVEEGGRQIDLFRSLMTHMPLASTADVLANAVLEELLGNRGEATLVDVGIGQGRQAGRLLRLLSKRGVLPRRLTLVGVDPSGASLEQAEAAVAKVAREVGGAVRFMGVEAPVEEVTEATWSKLRELPGPRVVNAAFAMHHVAEEPGHAGAARDAVLRHLRALEPVGLVLSEPNTDHFGASPLVRFQHAWRHFTHVFQLLDTLGVPSDERAAIKRFFGREVEDVVGTVDEAARCERHEMAATWMARLRRAGFVPLEWLERLRPEGVHPALTLRREPGLVGLSWREEMLVAVLAVRPDIARA; encoded by the coding sequence ATGCGCACGTCGAAGGAGGAGCTGCTCTTCCAGGCGATGGAGCACGCGGTCGCGGGGAGGGCGGTGGAGGCGCGGCGGGCGTTGCGCTCATTGGAGTCGCGGCTGGACGTGGACGTGGTGCCGGAGGACCTGGGCTACCACTTGTTCGCGATGGCGGTGGCGCATCGGCTGGAGGGCTCGGGGGCTCGCAATCCCTATCTGAATCCACGGGTGGAGGAGGGGGGGCGGCAGATTGACTTGTTCCGCTCGCTGATGACGCACATGCCGCTGGCGTCGACGGCGGATGTGTTGGCGAACGCGGTGTTGGAGGAGCTGCTCGGGAATCGGGGTGAGGCGACGCTCGTCGACGTGGGCATCGGACAGGGGCGGCAGGCGGGGCGGTTGCTGAGGTTGCTGTCGAAGCGGGGAGTCTTGCCGCGCAGGCTGACCTTGGTGGGGGTGGACCCGAGTGGGGCGAGCCTCGAGCAGGCGGAGGCGGCGGTGGCGAAGGTGGCGCGCGAGGTGGGCGGAGCGGTGCGCTTCATGGGCGTGGAGGCGCCGGTGGAGGAGGTGACGGAGGCGACGTGGTCGAAGCTGCGCGAGCTGCCGGGGCCTCGGGTGGTGAACGCGGCGTTCGCGATGCATCACGTGGCGGAGGAGCCGGGGCACGCGGGTGCGGCGAGGGATGCGGTGCTCCGGCACCTGCGTGCGCTGGAGCCGGTGGGGCTGGTGTTGTCCGAGCCGAACACGGACCACTTCGGGGCTTCGCCGCTCGTGCGCTTCCAACATGCCTGGCGGCACTTCACGCATGTCTTTCAATTGCTGGACACGCTGGGGGTGCCGAGTGACGAGCGCGCCGCCATCAAGCGCTTCTTCGGGCGCGAGGTGGAGGACGTGGTGGGCACGGTGGATGAGGCCGCGCGCTGTGAGCGGCATGAGATGGCGGCGACGTGGATGGCGCGGCTGCGCCGGGCGGGGTTCGTGCCACTGGAGTGGCTGGAGCGGCTGCGGCCGGAGGGCGTCCATCCCGCGCTGACGCTGCGGCGAGAGCCGGGGCTCGTGGGGTTGAGTTGGCGCGAGGAGATGCTGGTGGCGGTGCTGGCCGTGCGCCCGGATATCGCGAGGGCGTGA